The following nucleotide sequence is from Fusarium graminearum PH-1 chromosome 1, whole genome shotgun sequence.
CCTTGTGTCGCTCCACCGGAAGTCCGACCCGTTGACATCGCTGGAACAGCTCCTCGCCGTGATTGGCAGGCACAAGCTCATCCTTTTCAGCTTCCACGATGAATATGCCGGGCGGCGTCTCCGGAAACCTCTTGGCTATTATGCCGAGGTTGGCCCAGCTGTCCAGGTGGTTTCGGAGAAATGGCCAAAGATATTGGTAGGGGAGCCAGGTTTGTGGATATAACGCTTGAAGCATAGCTCGAACGTTTGTAAATGGCGTTTCGAGTATGAGACCACCTATTGTTAGATCGCGAGGGAATTCGCCTTTGGCAGCTAGGTTGGTCGCAAAACCACAGCCAATGCTCTGCCCCCAGAGGAGTACTGTTGGCTTTTCTCCGTCGCCTTTATCCGACTTGCTCTCGTGTAATCGAGCTATCCATTGTAGCGCTGCCTGTGAATCCAGGTCTATTCCTGGTTCTGAAGGTCGATCATGGGACGTCCAGAAGCCTCGGTAACTCAAGCAAACCATGGTGTAATGGATTGACGGTTCACTCTCGTGAGCTCGACGCATTATCCAGGACAGATCTGGCAGTCTTGGTGGTAGCGACGATGCATTTCCTGGGGTTCTTGGTAAGCTACCATAAGATACACGATCAAGGGTATTAGCCAACCTTGAAAGTAGAGAACATAAATGGTAGTCTTAGTCTTGCCAGGGCTTGGTTCAGGTACTGACGGCACATCTGCTACACACAAGGCAATCTCAGTGCCATCCAGCGACCTGAttctctcttccctccacGTTAGACGTCCACAGTCACGGGAAACCTCATTAATGGTCATACTCCGCGCATTGGGCGGTAAGAATGGATTGTAGATAATGGTATTCTggaacaagaccatcatTGCACACTTCCAGCACCACAATCCTACGAACAGGCCAGTGaacagcagcggcggcaTGAGAAAAGGCGCAACATGCAAGGGTCGTATGCAGCCTGGCGAGGGCCTCAAGAATGCAAGTCTCCCTGCGTTGGAGCGGATGTGCGGCCTTGTCCCTACGCAAACTGCTCGAAAGCGCGGGAATGAGACGGCGACAGCGCGCAGGGCCATTGCATCACATTGCATTTGTGGTCGACGATGGGAGGAAAAACATCTGACAAGGGATGTAGAAACGTGGGATGCTCTAGTTAGGCACAAGAGGTACAGGGTTTATGACATGTTCGCTTGTCACTGGATCTGAGGAGGATGCAAGTGTGCGGATTAGGGATGTGATGGTCAAAGAAGATAATGGAGGGACGGGTAATATAATCGATGGTGGATGTCTTTATCAGCACATGCCTAGTCTACTTGATACATGCAAGTACAAGACACATGCGtcctttctttgttggaatTTTCGCCGGGTCAATTGAGCCTTTTTATTGATATTTAAAGCCTCAAACAAACCATCAAAGCAATTGTCTGATCAATTCTCTCATGTGTTCCGTGGTGTGATTGCTGATATCATAGCGATACAGTTGCAACGATCAGCATTTCTGCCCCACCAAATTATCTTGTTTCAGCCACCTCAGGAACCAACTCAACCTAAACGGTCTCTACTACTTGCTTTACCGTGCATTCCATAATTTCTCAGCTTTTAATCAGCACTTTCCACCTCTGCCTGGCTTATTAGTCCATCAGTTTTCCTCACCTCTCTttctgttgaccttgttccCTTTACATTTCTCGCCTCATACAACATCCAACCCCCACCAAGTTACCAGGCGCAAAAGTCGCTTACAAACTTGCAGCTGCCCCGCCATTACTACTACCGACCCTTCAATATCTACCTTGATACCTACATCATCGCCCACTTCGTCTTTTGTTTTGAGAAACCCCCACACCAAATACAAACTCGCAACCATGCCTGCCTCCGATAAAGATAACGACGTTCATGCCCACATCGAACTCCCTTCGGGTGATGAACAGCCATCTCCGCGTGCAGATGGCGACTCCAGCCCTGGCCTCAGGAATAGCAAGGGCTGGGATGGCAAGCTTCGCGTCCCAAAGTCGCTGTCTTTGGCAAACCCTGAAGCCATGACCGACTCCGAGTACTCTGACGAAGAGAACGTTATGAAGGGAGAGAAGATTGACGCTGATGAGGGTATGTTTATTGTTCTGTAGGCAGCAACGAGATACTGACCAATAACTCTGTGCAGACCTtctcgacgatgaagaccCCGAGACTGACGAAATTATGTGTTCTCACTCTCGCATCGCCTCAATTTCCTCCCTGCGTCTCGAGCGCTTCAAGCAAGTTTCACGCATTTGCCTCCGCCAGAACAGTATCGAGCAGATCGATGGTCTTTCCGCCCTTGCTGAAACCCTCGAAGACCTCGATCTTTACGACAACCTCATTTCTCACACCCGCGGCTTGGAGGATTTGACGAACATTACGAGCCTCGACCTAAgtttcaacaagatcaagcatGTCAAGCATATCAACCATCTGACGAAACTCAAGGAGCTATaccttgtcgccaacaaGATCAGTAAAATCGAGGGGTTGGAGGGACTCGACAAGTTGACGTCTCTTGAGCTCGGATCGAACCGTATTCGCGAAATCAAGAACCTCGATTCTCTTAAGGCGATCGAAGAGCTCTGGCTAGCAAAGAACAAAATCACTGAGCTCACTGGTCTCGGTGGCATGCCTAATCTGCGCCTCCTCAGTATTCAGTCCAACCGTATAAGCGATCTGTCACCACTCAAGGATGTCCCTACGCTTGAGGAACTTTACATCTCACACAATATGCTGGAGTCACTCGAGGGTCTAGAACACAACCCCAGGCTCCATGTTCTGGACATTTCGAATAATAAGATCACCAGtatcaagggtcttgagtTGCTctcggagctggaggagtTGTGGGCCAGCTACAACCTTATCAGCGATTACAAGGAGGTTGCCAAGTACCTCTCCGACAAGAAGTGCTTGACAACGGTGTACTTTGAGGGGAACCCGCTGCAACTGCAGGAGCCGGTGGCATATAGGAACAGGATCCGATTAACATTACCTCAAGTCAAACAAATTGATGCCAGTAAGTGTACCCCTGGAGAGCGCACCAAAGTGTGTTTTAACTAACTCGTCTTGTAGCTTTTGTGAGAACATAAGAATTCGATTTCGGAAGGCATCAACATAGAAAGCAAGGCGTTCAGGGAAGGAGTTTTGTTTATCTATACTCAAAGAAGGCATCAACGGAGCATAGAAATATATGATCCGATCAAGCAGTTGACTTGATCCGCTTGCCATATTATTCCGTTATTGAGACATTGAATCGTTGTGTGTCGCATGATGGCTTTGACTGCTAACTGGTGTCTCGACGTCACTGATGAACTCATTGATTATAACAGCACGCACACCTCGCGACTACAGCATTTTGTGGAAGGGTTAACTGTCTTTTGTATTCTATGAGAGCGGTTCTACAAAATGCAGCCCATCGTCATTTAACGCCTGATATCCCAAAAACAGTCATGTTCCtatgcttctttctttttactcaTCAAATGTCATATCATTATTTAACCGAAGATCCAGAGCTTCTCGGTGGGGAAGTACTGCGAGAAGAGTCAGTATTGGCACTTGGGTGTTTTGGAAGCACAGTGAAAACTTACGTTGGTGggcttgttgaacttgaggttgaggttcATCTTGGAGATGCGCTTCAtgtcctcctcatcgatgCTCCATTCGAAGCAGTCAAAGTTCTGGGCCATGTACTGGGGAGTGGTGCTCTTGGGGATGACTGCAAGACCCTGCTGAGTAGCCCATCGGAGAAGGACCTGGGCGGAAGTCTTGTTGTACTTGCTGGCGAGGGTGGTGAAGACC
It contains:
- a CDS encoding phosphatase 1 regulatory subunit SDS22; amino-acid sequence: MPASDKDNDVHAHIELPSGDEQPSPRADGDSSPGLRNSKGWDGKLRVPKSLSLANPEAMTDSEYSDEENVMKGEKIDADEDLLDDEDPETDEIMCSHSRIASISSLRLERFKQVSRICLRQNSIEQIDGLSALAETLEDLDLYDNLISHTRGLEDLTNITSLDLSFNKIKHVKHINHLTKLKELYLVANKISKIEGLEGLDKLTSLELGSNRIREIKNLDSLKAIEELWLAKNKITELTGLGGMPNLRLLSIQSNRISDLSPLKDVPTLEELYISHNMLESLEGLEHNPRLHVLDISNNKITSIKGLELLSELEELWASYNLISDYKEVAKYLSDKKCLTTVYFEGNPLQLQEPVAYRNRIRLTLPQVKQIDATFVRT